A single genomic interval of Pseudochaenichthys georgianus chromosome 3, fPseGeo1.2, whole genome shotgun sequence harbors:
- the samd4a gene encoding protein Smaug homolog 1 isoform X1: MMFRDQVGVLASWFKGWNECEQTVALLSLLKRVSRTQARFLQLCLEHSLAECTELQVLEAEANNPGVISQWQGESKERVISLVLTHLPLLKPGNVEAKGEYMRLLPRILAHTIEHGRHLEESRQLLSYALIHPATSLEDRSALALWLNHLEERAAARGDSLERPPPSGPHHHHHQSTPPSTLSSTGSSSSTNTSSSGNLYSLHHHQRYGSDDRLNGWQSSRDSGLGGGWHQQQQGCENGHLLLYPSSSVPTTINTVGTGGGGTTVLTSGGGSQQHSPLKRSVSLTPPMSGPSNQPLGHVWLSQEDLRSARGPAPDHAPLSPQSSIASSGSGGSEHLEEAGLGGSGLHRSSFHDEGSGMRDVPAWLKSLRLHKYAALFSTMTYDEMMSLTEEQLEAQKVTKGARHKIVISILKLKDRQNLLRSLEKDVLEGSNLRSPLQELHQMIMTPIKAFNGGEEASMQRALLSPESKSAAPGSHLTGVGGGGGEAESSTSVIAEGDLPGQFTRVMGKVCTQLLVSRSDEDNISSYLQLIDKCLIHESFTETQKKRLLSWKQQVQRLFRSIPRKTLLDMAGYRTQRSRFGQSNSLPTAGCVGGSVSARRSLRQFQMPSRSLPGARLGLLGSSGLLGPTPRSSSSTPTGPKQGRQGLWFANPGGSNSMPSRTHSSVQRTRSLPVHTSPQTMVMFQQSDLQLPVTEPDINNRLESLCLSMTEHALGDGADRTSTI, encoded by the exons ATGATGTTTCGCGATCAGGTGGGCGTGCTAGCCAGCTGGTTCAAAGGGTGGAATGAGTGCGAGCAGACAGTGGCTCTGCTGTCCCTGCTGAAGAGGGTGAGCCGGACCCAGGCCCGCTTCCTGCAGCTCTGTCTGGAGCACTCCCTCGCCGAGTGCACTGAACTGCAGGTCCTGGAGGCAGAGGCCAACAACCCAG GCGTGATTAGCCAATGGCAAGGAGAGTCTAAGGAGCGTGTCATCTCGCTCGTCCTCACCCACCTCCCGCTGCTCAAACCAGGCAACGTCGAAGCCAAGGGCGAGTACATGCGCCTGCTGCCACGCATCCTGGCCCACACCATCGAGCATGGCCGCCACCTGGAGGAGTCCCGCCAGCTCCTGTCCTACGCCCTCATCCACCCCGCCACCTCCCTGGAGGACCGCTCAGCCCTGGCGCTGTGGCTCAACCACCTGGAGGAGAGGGCCGCTGCCCGGGGAGACTCACTGGAAAGGCCTCCACCTTCGGGaccacaccaccaccaccaccagtccACGCCTCCATCCACCCTCTCATCAACAggatcctcctcctccaccaacACCTCTTCATCAGGCAACCTCTACTCCTTGCATCACCACCAGCGCTACGGCTCAGACGACCGCCTCAACGGCTGGCAGAGCTCCAGGGATTCAGGGCTGGGCGGAGGCTggcatcagcagcagcagggctgTGAGAACGGGCACCTCCTTCTCTACCCATCATCCTCTGTGCCCACAACCATCAACACAGTTGGAACTGGTGGAGGCGGTACCACTG TCCTGACGAGTGGAGGTGGCAGCCAGCAGCACAGTCCCCTGAAGCGCTCCGTGTCCCTCACCCCTCCCATGAGCGGCCCCAGCAACCAGCCTCTGGGTCACGTCTGGCTGTCCCAAGAGGACCTACGTTCTGCCAGAGGCCCCGCCCCAGACCACGCACCTCTCTCCCCCCAGAGCAGCATCGCCTCCTCTGGCAGTGGGGGCAGTGAGCATCTGGAGGAGGCTGGTTTAGGAGGTTCAGGTCTGCATCGCAGTTCCTTCCACGATGAGGGCAGCGGCATGAGGG ATGTTCCTGCGTGGCTGAAGAGTCTCCGTCTCCATAAGTACGCCGCTCTCTTCTCCACGATGACCTACGATGAGATGATGTCACTGACCGAAGAGCAACTTGAGGCACAG aaGGTCACTAAAGGAGCAAGGCACAAGATTGTTATCAGCATTCTGAAgctcaaagacagacagaatcTACTTCGCAGCTTGGAAAAG GATGTGTTGGAGGGCAGTAATCTGCGCTCGCCCCTACAGGAGCTCCATCAGATGATCATGACGCCTATCAAGGCTTTCAATGGTGGCGAGGAGGCCTCCATGCAGCGGGCCCTGCTGAGCCCCGAAAGCAAGAGCGCAGCGCCGGGCTCCCACCTGACGGGGGTCGGGGGAGGCGGAGGGGAGGCTGAGTCGAGCACAAGCGTCATCGCTGAGGGGGATCTACCCGGCCAGTTCACCCGTGTCATGGGCAAAG TTTGTACCCAACTACTGGTGTCGAGGTCAGACGAGGACAACATCAGCTCCTACCTACAACTCATCGACAAGTgccttatacatgag TCCTTCACTGAGACGCAGAAGAAGAGGCTGTTGTCATGGAAACAACAGGTCCAGAGGCTGTTCCGGTCCATTCCAAGGAAAACTCTCCTCGACATGGCAGGGTACCGAACGCAGAGGAG CCGGTTCGGCCAGTCTAACTCTCTCCCCACCGCTGGCTGTGTTGGGGGCAGCGTGTCGGCCCGGAGGAGCCTCCGTCAGTTCCAGATGCCCTCCAGGAGCTTGCCGGGTGCCAGGCTGGGCCTGCTGGGCAGCAGTGGGCTGCTGGGACCCACACCCCGCAGCTCCAGCAGCACACCCACCGGTCCCAAGCAGGGCAGACAG GGTCTGTGGTTCGCCAACCCCGGGGGAAGCAACAGCATGCCGAGCCGGACCCACAGCTCCGTGCAGAGGACGCGCTCGCTGCCCGTTCACACCTCCCCACAAACCATGGTCATGTTCCAACAATCCG
- the samd4a gene encoding protein Smaug homolog 1 isoform X2 — protein sequence MMFRDQVGVLASWFKGWNECEQTVALLSLLKRVSRTQARFLQLCLEHSLAECTELQVLEAEANNPGVISQWQGESKERVISLVLTHLPLLKPGNVEAKGEYMRLLPRILAHTIEHGRHLEESRQLLSYALIHPATSLEDRSALALWLNHLEERAAARGDSLERPPPSGPHHHHHQSTPPSTLSSTGSSSSTNTSSSGNLYSLHHHQRYGSDDRLNGWQSSRDSGLGGGWHQQQQGCENGHLLLYPSSSVPTTINTVGTGGGGTTVLTSGGGSQQHSPLKRSVSLTPPMSGPSNQPLGHVWLSQEDLRSARGPAPDHAPLSPQSSIASSGSGGSEHLEEAGLGGSGLHRSSFHDEGSGMRDVPAWLKSLRLHKYAALFSTMTYDEMMSLTEEQLEAQVTKGARHKIVISILKLKDRQNLLRSLEKDVLEGSNLRSPLQELHQMIMTPIKAFNGGEEASMQRALLSPESKSAAPGSHLTGVGGGGGEAESSTSVIAEGDLPGQFTRVMGKVCTQLLVSRSDEDNISSYLQLIDKCLIHESFTETQKKRLLSWKQQVQRLFRSIPRKTLLDMAGYRTQRSRFGQSNSLPTAGCVGGSVSARRSLRQFQMPSRSLPGARLGLLGSSGLLGPTPRSSSSTPTGPKQGRQGLWFANPGGSNSMPSRTHSSVQRTRSLPVHTSPQTMVMFQQSDLQLPVTEPDINNRLESLCLSMTEHALGDGADRTSTI from the exons ATGATGTTTCGCGATCAGGTGGGCGTGCTAGCCAGCTGGTTCAAAGGGTGGAATGAGTGCGAGCAGACAGTGGCTCTGCTGTCCCTGCTGAAGAGGGTGAGCCGGACCCAGGCCCGCTTCCTGCAGCTCTGTCTGGAGCACTCCCTCGCCGAGTGCACTGAACTGCAGGTCCTGGAGGCAGAGGCCAACAACCCAG GCGTGATTAGCCAATGGCAAGGAGAGTCTAAGGAGCGTGTCATCTCGCTCGTCCTCACCCACCTCCCGCTGCTCAAACCAGGCAACGTCGAAGCCAAGGGCGAGTACATGCGCCTGCTGCCACGCATCCTGGCCCACACCATCGAGCATGGCCGCCACCTGGAGGAGTCCCGCCAGCTCCTGTCCTACGCCCTCATCCACCCCGCCACCTCCCTGGAGGACCGCTCAGCCCTGGCGCTGTGGCTCAACCACCTGGAGGAGAGGGCCGCTGCCCGGGGAGACTCACTGGAAAGGCCTCCACCTTCGGGaccacaccaccaccaccaccagtccACGCCTCCATCCACCCTCTCATCAACAggatcctcctcctccaccaacACCTCTTCATCAGGCAACCTCTACTCCTTGCATCACCACCAGCGCTACGGCTCAGACGACCGCCTCAACGGCTGGCAGAGCTCCAGGGATTCAGGGCTGGGCGGAGGCTggcatcagcagcagcagggctgTGAGAACGGGCACCTCCTTCTCTACCCATCATCCTCTGTGCCCACAACCATCAACACAGTTGGAACTGGTGGAGGCGGTACCACTG TCCTGACGAGTGGAGGTGGCAGCCAGCAGCACAGTCCCCTGAAGCGCTCCGTGTCCCTCACCCCTCCCATGAGCGGCCCCAGCAACCAGCCTCTGGGTCACGTCTGGCTGTCCCAAGAGGACCTACGTTCTGCCAGAGGCCCCGCCCCAGACCACGCACCTCTCTCCCCCCAGAGCAGCATCGCCTCCTCTGGCAGTGGGGGCAGTGAGCATCTGGAGGAGGCTGGTTTAGGAGGTTCAGGTCTGCATCGCAGTTCCTTCCACGATGAGGGCAGCGGCATGAGGG ATGTTCCTGCGTGGCTGAAGAGTCTCCGTCTCCATAAGTACGCCGCTCTCTTCTCCACGATGACCTACGATGAGATGATGTCACTGACCGAAGAGCAACTTGAGGCACAG GTCACTAAAGGAGCAAGGCACAAGATTGTTATCAGCATTCTGAAgctcaaagacagacagaatcTACTTCGCAGCTTGGAAAAG GATGTGTTGGAGGGCAGTAATCTGCGCTCGCCCCTACAGGAGCTCCATCAGATGATCATGACGCCTATCAAGGCTTTCAATGGTGGCGAGGAGGCCTCCATGCAGCGGGCCCTGCTGAGCCCCGAAAGCAAGAGCGCAGCGCCGGGCTCCCACCTGACGGGGGTCGGGGGAGGCGGAGGGGAGGCTGAGTCGAGCACAAGCGTCATCGCTGAGGGGGATCTACCCGGCCAGTTCACCCGTGTCATGGGCAAAG TTTGTACCCAACTACTGGTGTCGAGGTCAGACGAGGACAACATCAGCTCCTACCTACAACTCATCGACAAGTgccttatacatgag TCCTTCACTGAGACGCAGAAGAAGAGGCTGTTGTCATGGAAACAACAGGTCCAGAGGCTGTTCCGGTCCATTCCAAGGAAAACTCTCCTCGACATGGCAGGGTACCGAACGCAGAGGAG CCGGTTCGGCCAGTCTAACTCTCTCCCCACCGCTGGCTGTGTTGGGGGCAGCGTGTCGGCCCGGAGGAGCCTCCGTCAGTTCCAGATGCCCTCCAGGAGCTTGCCGGGTGCCAGGCTGGGCCTGCTGGGCAGCAGTGGGCTGCTGGGACCCACACCCCGCAGCTCCAGCAGCACACCCACCGGTCCCAAGCAGGGCAGACAG GGTCTGTGGTTCGCCAACCCCGGGGGAAGCAACAGCATGCCGAGCCGGACCCACAGCTCCGTGCAGAGGACGCGCTCGCTGCCCGTTCACACCTCCCCACAAACCATGGTCATGTTCCAACAATCCG
- the samd4a gene encoding protein Smaug homolog 1 isoform X4 encodes MMFRDQVGVLASWFKGWNECEQTVALLSLLKRVSRTQARFLQLCLEHSLAECTELQVLEAEANNPGVISQWQGESKERVISLVLTHLPLLKPGNVEAKGEYMRLLPRILAHTIEHGRHLEESRQLLSYALIHPATSLEDRSALALWLNHLEERAAARGDSLERPPPSGPHHHHHQSTPPSTLSSTGSSSSTNTSSSGNLYSLHHHQRYGSDDRLNGWQSSRDSGLGGGWHQQQQGCENGHLLLYPSSSVPTTINTVGTGGGGTTVLTSGGGSQQHSPLKRSVSLTPPMSGPSNQPLGHVWLSQEDLRSARGPAPDHAPLSPQSSIASSGSGGSEHLEEAGLGGSGLHRSSFHDEGSGMRDVPAWLKSLRLHKYAALFSTMTYDEMMSLTEEQLEVTKGARHKIVISILKLKDRQNLLRSLEKDVLEGSNLRSPLQELHQMIMTPIKAFNGGEEASMQRALLSPESKSAAPGSHLTGVGGGGGEAESSTSVIAEGDLPGQFTRVMGKVCTQLLVSRSDEDNISSYLQLIDKCLIHESFTETQKKRLLSWKQQVQRLFRSIPRKTLLDMAGYRTQRSRFGQSNSLPTAGCVGGSVSARRSLRQFQMPSRSLPGARLGLLGSSGLLGPTPRSSSSTPTGPKQGRQGLWFANPGGSNSMPSRTHSSVQRTRSLPVHTSPQTMVMFQQSDLQLPVTEPDINNRLESLCLSMTEHALGDGADRTSTI; translated from the exons ATGATGTTTCGCGATCAGGTGGGCGTGCTAGCCAGCTGGTTCAAAGGGTGGAATGAGTGCGAGCAGACAGTGGCTCTGCTGTCCCTGCTGAAGAGGGTGAGCCGGACCCAGGCCCGCTTCCTGCAGCTCTGTCTGGAGCACTCCCTCGCCGAGTGCACTGAACTGCAGGTCCTGGAGGCAGAGGCCAACAACCCAG GCGTGATTAGCCAATGGCAAGGAGAGTCTAAGGAGCGTGTCATCTCGCTCGTCCTCACCCACCTCCCGCTGCTCAAACCAGGCAACGTCGAAGCCAAGGGCGAGTACATGCGCCTGCTGCCACGCATCCTGGCCCACACCATCGAGCATGGCCGCCACCTGGAGGAGTCCCGCCAGCTCCTGTCCTACGCCCTCATCCACCCCGCCACCTCCCTGGAGGACCGCTCAGCCCTGGCGCTGTGGCTCAACCACCTGGAGGAGAGGGCCGCTGCCCGGGGAGACTCACTGGAAAGGCCTCCACCTTCGGGaccacaccaccaccaccaccagtccACGCCTCCATCCACCCTCTCATCAACAggatcctcctcctccaccaacACCTCTTCATCAGGCAACCTCTACTCCTTGCATCACCACCAGCGCTACGGCTCAGACGACCGCCTCAACGGCTGGCAGAGCTCCAGGGATTCAGGGCTGGGCGGAGGCTggcatcagcagcagcagggctgTGAGAACGGGCACCTCCTTCTCTACCCATCATCCTCTGTGCCCACAACCATCAACACAGTTGGAACTGGTGGAGGCGGTACCACTG TCCTGACGAGTGGAGGTGGCAGCCAGCAGCACAGTCCCCTGAAGCGCTCCGTGTCCCTCACCCCTCCCATGAGCGGCCCCAGCAACCAGCCTCTGGGTCACGTCTGGCTGTCCCAAGAGGACCTACGTTCTGCCAGAGGCCCCGCCCCAGACCACGCACCTCTCTCCCCCCAGAGCAGCATCGCCTCCTCTGGCAGTGGGGGCAGTGAGCATCTGGAGGAGGCTGGTTTAGGAGGTTCAGGTCTGCATCGCAGTTCCTTCCACGATGAGGGCAGCGGCATGAGGG ATGTTCCTGCGTGGCTGAAGAGTCTCCGTCTCCATAAGTACGCCGCTCTCTTCTCCACGATGACCTACGATGAGATGATGTCACTGACCGAAGAGCAACTTGAG GTCACTAAAGGAGCAAGGCACAAGATTGTTATCAGCATTCTGAAgctcaaagacagacagaatcTACTTCGCAGCTTGGAAAAG GATGTGTTGGAGGGCAGTAATCTGCGCTCGCCCCTACAGGAGCTCCATCAGATGATCATGACGCCTATCAAGGCTTTCAATGGTGGCGAGGAGGCCTCCATGCAGCGGGCCCTGCTGAGCCCCGAAAGCAAGAGCGCAGCGCCGGGCTCCCACCTGACGGGGGTCGGGGGAGGCGGAGGGGAGGCTGAGTCGAGCACAAGCGTCATCGCTGAGGGGGATCTACCCGGCCAGTTCACCCGTGTCATGGGCAAAG TTTGTACCCAACTACTGGTGTCGAGGTCAGACGAGGACAACATCAGCTCCTACCTACAACTCATCGACAAGTgccttatacatgag TCCTTCACTGAGACGCAGAAGAAGAGGCTGTTGTCATGGAAACAACAGGTCCAGAGGCTGTTCCGGTCCATTCCAAGGAAAACTCTCCTCGACATGGCAGGGTACCGAACGCAGAGGAG CCGGTTCGGCCAGTCTAACTCTCTCCCCACCGCTGGCTGTGTTGGGGGCAGCGTGTCGGCCCGGAGGAGCCTCCGTCAGTTCCAGATGCCCTCCAGGAGCTTGCCGGGTGCCAGGCTGGGCCTGCTGGGCAGCAGTGGGCTGCTGGGACCCACACCCCGCAGCTCCAGCAGCACACCCACCGGTCCCAAGCAGGGCAGACAG GGTCTGTGGTTCGCCAACCCCGGGGGAAGCAACAGCATGCCGAGCCGGACCCACAGCTCCGTGCAGAGGACGCGCTCGCTGCCCGTTCACACCTCCCCACAAACCATGGTCATGTTCCAACAATCCG
- the samd4a gene encoding protein Smaug homolog 1 isoform X5 has product MMFRDQVGVLASWFKGWNECEQTVALLSLLKRVSRTQARFLQLCLEHSLAECTELQVLEAEANNPGVISQWQGESKERVISLVLTHLPLLKPGNVEAKGEYMRLLPRILAHTIEHGRHLEESRQLLSYALIHPATSLEDRSALALWLNHLEERAAARGDSLERPPPSGPHHHHHQSTPPSTLSSTGSSSSTNTSSSGNLYSLHHHQRYGSDDRLNGWQSSRDSGLGGGWHQQQQGCENGHLLLYPSSSVPTTINTVGTGGGGTTDVPAWLKSLRLHKYAALFSTMTYDEMMSLTEEQLEAQKVTKGARHKIVISILKLKDRQNLLRSLEKDVLEGSNLRSPLQELHQMIMTPIKAFNGGEEASMQRALLSPESKSAAPGSHLTGVGGGGGEAESSTSVIAEGDLPGQFTRVMGKVCTQLLVSRSDEDNISSYLQLIDKCLIHESFTETQKKRLLSWKQQVQRLFRSIPRKTLLDMAGYRTQRSRFGQSNSLPTAGCVGGSVSARRSLRQFQMPSRSLPGARLGLLGSSGLLGPTPRSSSSTPTGPKQGRQGLWFANPGGSNSMPSRTHSSVQRTRSLPVHTSPQTMVMFQQSDLQLPVTEPDINNRLESLCLSMTEHALGDGADRTSTI; this is encoded by the exons ATGATGTTTCGCGATCAGGTGGGCGTGCTAGCCAGCTGGTTCAAAGGGTGGAATGAGTGCGAGCAGACAGTGGCTCTGCTGTCCCTGCTGAAGAGGGTGAGCCGGACCCAGGCCCGCTTCCTGCAGCTCTGTCTGGAGCACTCCCTCGCCGAGTGCACTGAACTGCAGGTCCTGGAGGCAGAGGCCAACAACCCAG GCGTGATTAGCCAATGGCAAGGAGAGTCTAAGGAGCGTGTCATCTCGCTCGTCCTCACCCACCTCCCGCTGCTCAAACCAGGCAACGTCGAAGCCAAGGGCGAGTACATGCGCCTGCTGCCACGCATCCTGGCCCACACCATCGAGCATGGCCGCCACCTGGAGGAGTCCCGCCAGCTCCTGTCCTACGCCCTCATCCACCCCGCCACCTCCCTGGAGGACCGCTCAGCCCTGGCGCTGTGGCTCAACCACCTGGAGGAGAGGGCCGCTGCCCGGGGAGACTCACTGGAAAGGCCTCCACCTTCGGGaccacaccaccaccaccaccagtccACGCCTCCATCCACCCTCTCATCAACAggatcctcctcctccaccaacACCTCTTCATCAGGCAACCTCTACTCCTTGCATCACCACCAGCGCTACGGCTCAGACGACCGCCTCAACGGCTGGCAGAGCTCCAGGGATTCAGGGCTGGGCGGAGGCTggcatcagcagcagcagggctgTGAGAACGGGCACCTCCTTCTCTACCCATCATCCTCTGTGCCCACAACCATCAACACAGTTGGAACTGGTGGAGGCGGTACCACTG ATGTTCCTGCGTGGCTGAAGAGTCTCCGTCTCCATAAGTACGCCGCTCTCTTCTCCACGATGACCTACGATGAGATGATGTCACTGACCGAAGAGCAACTTGAGGCACAG aaGGTCACTAAAGGAGCAAGGCACAAGATTGTTATCAGCATTCTGAAgctcaaagacagacagaatcTACTTCGCAGCTTGGAAAAG GATGTGTTGGAGGGCAGTAATCTGCGCTCGCCCCTACAGGAGCTCCATCAGATGATCATGACGCCTATCAAGGCTTTCAATGGTGGCGAGGAGGCCTCCATGCAGCGGGCCCTGCTGAGCCCCGAAAGCAAGAGCGCAGCGCCGGGCTCCCACCTGACGGGGGTCGGGGGAGGCGGAGGGGAGGCTGAGTCGAGCACAAGCGTCATCGCTGAGGGGGATCTACCCGGCCAGTTCACCCGTGTCATGGGCAAAG TTTGTACCCAACTACTGGTGTCGAGGTCAGACGAGGACAACATCAGCTCCTACCTACAACTCATCGACAAGTgccttatacatgag TCCTTCACTGAGACGCAGAAGAAGAGGCTGTTGTCATGGAAACAACAGGTCCAGAGGCTGTTCCGGTCCATTCCAAGGAAAACTCTCCTCGACATGGCAGGGTACCGAACGCAGAGGAG CCGGTTCGGCCAGTCTAACTCTCTCCCCACCGCTGGCTGTGTTGGGGGCAGCGTGTCGGCCCGGAGGAGCCTCCGTCAGTTCCAGATGCCCTCCAGGAGCTTGCCGGGTGCCAGGCTGGGCCTGCTGGGCAGCAGTGGGCTGCTGGGACCCACACCCCGCAGCTCCAGCAGCACACCCACCGGTCCCAAGCAGGGCAGACAG GGTCTGTGGTTCGCCAACCCCGGGGGAAGCAACAGCATGCCGAGCCGGACCCACAGCTCCGTGCAGAGGACGCGCTCGCTGCCCGTTCACACCTCCCCACAAACCATGGTCATGTTCCAACAATCCG
- the samd4a gene encoding protein Smaug homolog 1 isoform X3, producing the protein MMFRDQVGVLASWFKGWNECEQTVALLSLLKRVSRTQARFLQLCLEHSLAECTELQVLEAEANNPGVISQWQGESKERVISLVLTHLPLLKPGNVEAKGEYMRLLPRILAHTIEHGRHLEESRQLLSYALIHPATSLEDRSALALWLNHLEERAAARGDSLERPPPSGPHHHHHQSTPPSTLSSTGSSSSTNTSSSGNLYSLHHHQRYGSDDRLNGWQSSRDSGLGGGWHQQQQGCENGHLLLYPSSSVPTTINTVGTGGGGTTVLTSGGGSQQHSPLKRSVSLTPPMSGPSNQPLGHVWLSQEDLRSARGPAPDHAPLSPQSSIASSGSGGSEHLEEAGLGGSGLHRSSFHDEGSGMRDVPAWLKSLRLHKYAALFSTMTYDEMMSLTEEQLEKVTKGARHKIVISILKLKDRQNLLRSLEKDVLEGSNLRSPLQELHQMIMTPIKAFNGGEEASMQRALLSPESKSAAPGSHLTGVGGGGGEAESSTSVIAEGDLPGQFTRVMGKVCTQLLVSRSDEDNISSYLQLIDKCLIHESFTETQKKRLLSWKQQVQRLFRSIPRKTLLDMAGYRTQRSRFGQSNSLPTAGCVGGSVSARRSLRQFQMPSRSLPGARLGLLGSSGLLGPTPRSSSSTPTGPKQGRQGLWFANPGGSNSMPSRTHSSVQRTRSLPVHTSPQTMVMFQQSDLQLPVTEPDINNRLESLCLSMTEHALGDGADRTSTI; encoded by the exons ATGATGTTTCGCGATCAGGTGGGCGTGCTAGCCAGCTGGTTCAAAGGGTGGAATGAGTGCGAGCAGACAGTGGCTCTGCTGTCCCTGCTGAAGAGGGTGAGCCGGACCCAGGCCCGCTTCCTGCAGCTCTGTCTGGAGCACTCCCTCGCCGAGTGCACTGAACTGCAGGTCCTGGAGGCAGAGGCCAACAACCCAG GCGTGATTAGCCAATGGCAAGGAGAGTCTAAGGAGCGTGTCATCTCGCTCGTCCTCACCCACCTCCCGCTGCTCAAACCAGGCAACGTCGAAGCCAAGGGCGAGTACATGCGCCTGCTGCCACGCATCCTGGCCCACACCATCGAGCATGGCCGCCACCTGGAGGAGTCCCGCCAGCTCCTGTCCTACGCCCTCATCCACCCCGCCACCTCCCTGGAGGACCGCTCAGCCCTGGCGCTGTGGCTCAACCACCTGGAGGAGAGGGCCGCTGCCCGGGGAGACTCACTGGAAAGGCCTCCACCTTCGGGaccacaccaccaccaccaccagtccACGCCTCCATCCACCCTCTCATCAACAggatcctcctcctccaccaacACCTCTTCATCAGGCAACCTCTACTCCTTGCATCACCACCAGCGCTACGGCTCAGACGACCGCCTCAACGGCTGGCAGAGCTCCAGGGATTCAGGGCTGGGCGGAGGCTggcatcagcagcagcagggctgTGAGAACGGGCACCTCCTTCTCTACCCATCATCCTCTGTGCCCACAACCATCAACACAGTTGGAACTGGTGGAGGCGGTACCACTG TCCTGACGAGTGGAGGTGGCAGCCAGCAGCACAGTCCCCTGAAGCGCTCCGTGTCCCTCACCCCTCCCATGAGCGGCCCCAGCAACCAGCCTCTGGGTCACGTCTGGCTGTCCCAAGAGGACCTACGTTCTGCCAGAGGCCCCGCCCCAGACCACGCACCTCTCTCCCCCCAGAGCAGCATCGCCTCCTCTGGCAGTGGGGGCAGTGAGCATCTGGAGGAGGCTGGTTTAGGAGGTTCAGGTCTGCATCGCAGTTCCTTCCACGATGAGGGCAGCGGCATGAGGG ATGTTCCTGCGTGGCTGAAGAGTCTCCGTCTCCATAAGTACGCCGCTCTCTTCTCCACGATGACCTACGATGAGATGATGTCACTGACCGAAGAGCAACTTGAG aaGGTCACTAAAGGAGCAAGGCACAAGATTGTTATCAGCATTCTGAAgctcaaagacagacagaatcTACTTCGCAGCTTGGAAAAG GATGTGTTGGAGGGCAGTAATCTGCGCTCGCCCCTACAGGAGCTCCATCAGATGATCATGACGCCTATCAAGGCTTTCAATGGTGGCGAGGAGGCCTCCATGCAGCGGGCCCTGCTGAGCCCCGAAAGCAAGAGCGCAGCGCCGGGCTCCCACCTGACGGGGGTCGGGGGAGGCGGAGGGGAGGCTGAGTCGAGCACAAGCGTCATCGCTGAGGGGGATCTACCCGGCCAGTTCACCCGTGTCATGGGCAAAG TTTGTACCCAACTACTGGTGTCGAGGTCAGACGAGGACAACATCAGCTCCTACCTACAACTCATCGACAAGTgccttatacatgag TCCTTCACTGAGACGCAGAAGAAGAGGCTGTTGTCATGGAAACAACAGGTCCAGAGGCTGTTCCGGTCCATTCCAAGGAAAACTCTCCTCGACATGGCAGGGTACCGAACGCAGAGGAG CCGGTTCGGCCAGTCTAACTCTCTCCCCACCGCTGGCTGTGTTGGGGGCAGCGTGTCGGCCCGGAGGAGCCTCCGTCAGTTCCAGATGCCCTCCAGGAGCTTGCCGGGTGCCAGGCTGGGCCTGCTGGGCAGCAGTGGGCTGCTGGGACCCACACCCCGCAGCTCCAGCAGCACACCCACCGGTCCCAAGCAGGGCAGACAG GGTCTGTGGTTCGCCAACCCCGGGGGAAGCAACAGCATGCCGAGCCGGACCCACAGCTCCGTGCAGAGGACGCGCTCGCTGCCCGTTCACACCTCCCCACAAACCATGGTCATGTTCCAACAATCCG